Part of the Intestinibacillus sp. Marseille-P6563 genome is shown below.
CGGCGTCAATGGCCAGATACGTGTTGCCGAGCGTCTGGGCTTCGATGCCCTGGGCGGCGTCCACGACCAGCAGCGCGCCTTCGCACGCCGCCAGCGAGCGGGACACCTCATAGTTAAAGTCCACATGGCCCGGGGTATCGATGAGGTTGATGTGATAGTTTTCCCCATCGTCGGCCTTGTACTCCATGCGCACCGCGCGGGCCTTAATGGTAATGCCGCGTTCGCGCTCCAGGTCCATGTTGTCGAGAAGCTGCTCCTCCATCTCGCGCTGCGAAACTGCCTCACACTGTTCGAGCAGACGGTCGGCCAGGGTGGATTTACCATGGTCGATGTGGGCAATGATCGAAAAATTTCTGATTTTATCCTGTGTCTTCACGTTCAAACTCCTTCACGCAAAGAATAATTCAATATACCACATATCATATCATAATTTGCCGATTTCCACAAGAAAATCCCTTGGAGAACGTGCAGCCCTCCGCTGTCCCGGTTTTGTGGACATTTCCGAAAATCCACCGGACGCGGACGATTGTGACCGTTTGGTGTAGGTTTTGTGAAACTCGCGGAAGCCGGTTGACAGCGCCAGACTATCATGATAGTCTATATCCATACTATTGCAATAGTCCACGGACGCGGGCCGGGTTCAAGCGCTGGAACCCGACCGCGCGGTCCAACCAAAAGGAGGAAAACCCATGGAGCAAAAGCTCTTCGATTCCGAGCAGCGGGTGATGGAACTGCTGTGGGAGCACGGCGACCTGTCGGCCAAGCAGCTGTCGCTGCTGCTAGCCGAGCAGTCTGGCTGGAACAAAAACACCACCTACACGGTCGTGAAAAAATGTGTGCAAAAAGGCTTTGTCGAACGCCGGGAACCCCGTTTTGTTTGCCATGCCCTGCTTTCGCGGCAGCAGGCGCAGATGCAGCAGGCCGAAGAACTGGTCGACAAGATGTTTTCCGGCTCTCCTTCGATGCTGTTTGCTTCCCTGCTGGGTGGCGGCCGGCTGGATGCAGACGAGATCGACAAGCTGCGCCACCTGATCGATCAGGCAAAGTGAGGCGTTTATGACAACATTTGCACAAATGACAGTAGCCGGTGGGGCGATGATCGCCGTGACCACGCTGCTGCGCCTGACGCTGCGCGACCGGCTGCCGCGTGCAGCATACCTGTTCTTCTGGGGCGCGGCGATGGCGCGCCTGCTGACCCCAGTGACCTGGGTTTCCCCCATCGGTCTGTTTGGCCGGACTTCTTCCGCAGCCGCCGCACCCGATACGCTTTCTCCGCTTCCAGTATCCCCCCAAACCGACCGGTATGACCCGCTCTTTTTCCTCTGGCTGGGCGGCATGCTGCTGTGCGTAACTTGGTTCCTTGCGCGGGAAATCTCTGCCCGGCGGGCGCTGCGCACGGCAGTGCGGGTGCAGACACCGGCGGTGGAAGCGCTGCTGTCCCAGTTCGCCTTTTGGCGGCGGGTACAGGTACGGTCGGACCACCGTTTGTCCGCACCGGTCACCTATGGTCTGATTCGCCCGGTGGTCATTCTGCCGGATGGGCTGGCACAGACCGACTGTGCCGCGCTGCGATTTTCGCTGCTGCACGAACTGTGCCATGTGCGGCATGGGGACTATCTTTGGAAAACGCTGGCTGCATGCGCGGTCTGTGTACACTGGTTCAACCCGTTGGTCTGGCTGCTTTTTGTCCTGCTGGACCGCGATCTGGAAATGTATTGTGACGAACAGGTTTTGCGGCGGTGTCTGCCTACCGAACGGGCAGCCTACGCCCATTGCCTTCTGGATTTTGCCTCTTGGGCATCCCCTTCGCTCCTTGCGAGCCATTTGAAACAAAAACCACTCGAAGAAAGGATTCTTGTCATGATGACTTCCCGTAAAGTATCGATTGCCGGCCTGACGCTGGCCACTGCCCTGATTGTGGGCACCACCTCTGCTTTTGCCGCTTCGGATAACGGTACAGACGCCAACATGGCGGCTACCCTGACCACGGCTTCCACCCAGAGCGTTCTCGTCAATGCCGATGTGCAGAAAGGACAGGACGACGGTTCGCTGGCAGTGACGGTCACGGATGCGACAGATGCAGCAGAATTCCATCTGGACGCTTCGAAACTCATCAAAATGGACGATGGCACCTATCGCTACACCTTTGAAGACGGTTCGGTGGCAACGGTCGTTTCGGCTACCGAAACAGAAAACGCACAGCAGGCTACCCCGGACGCGCAGCCGTAACCCATCAGCCCCCTGCCTTGCAGGGGGCCTATGTTTTTTTGAAAAAAATTCCCGGAGGCAGGACATTGTTGTCCCACCTCCGGGCGTTCATATTTTGACAGCCGGCCGCGCACACTAAGTTTGGTTATCCAAACTTCATTTCCAGGCGCAGGCGGTCTGCGATCATGGAAATAAACTCCGAGTTGGTCGGTTTGCCTTTGAGTCCGGACACCGTGTAACCGAAATACGATTGCAGGGTCTCCAGATCGCCGCGGTCCCAAGCCACTTCAATGGCATGCCGAATCGCACGTTCCACACGCGACGACGTGGTTTTAAACCGCTTGGCAATGGCGGGATACAAGATCTTGGTGATCGCACCCACCGATTCCATGTCCTTGACGGCCATCATGATCGCTTCGCGCAAGTACTGATAGCCTTTGATATGCGCCGGAACACCGACCTGATGAATCACTTCGGTGACCCGTACTTCGAGCGCAATCTCATCGCCTGCCGGCACTGTGCCGCCGCGATTGAGTGCGCCGCGTGTCAGGTTCCACTGCATGATGCGTGCCATCAGCGTGCCGATGTCCAGTGGCTTGCGCAAAAAATGGCTGACGCCGAGTTTGGTACATTCGGTAGCCGCTTCGGTGCCTGCAAACGCCGAGATGACAAAGACGCCCACGCGCTTGCCGCGCTCGCCCAAGGTCTGGATAACGCTCAGCCCGTCGATCTCCGGCAGCATCAAGTCGATCAGCAGCAGATCAAAGGGCGTTGTTTCTGCAATCTGCAACGTCTCCCGCCCGGTCGAGGCCACCGCAACCACCTCAATGTTGTCATTTTCTGCGAACGCTTCTTCCAGAAGGCCACAAAATTCCTTATCTCCGTCTGCCAGCAGCACTCGGATCTTCTGCTCCATGAATATTCACCCTTCCAACGTAGTTTGTGCCTTTGTTCTTTTGACTTACCTTAATTTACCATACTCCCGTCGAATTGACAACCCCTCTCGGGAAAATTTTTTCAAATTTTTCCCAATACAATTTTCGACAGAGTTACTACTATACTACCACTGAACCAACCAGATTTTCAAGGTTATTCCATGGATTTATTGGATTTTATCCATTTCTTCCAACATTTTTTCAATCTGTACCGCATAACCCCGGGTTGGGTCACTGACCAGTACATGGGTCACAGCACCCACCAGTTTACCATTTTGCAGGATGGGGCTGCCGCTCATGCCCTGCACAATACCGCCGGTCTGGGCAATCAGATCTTTGTCGGTGACGCGGATGGTCATGCTGCGATCATATTCGCCGCCTTCACCATAAATTTTCTCGATCTCACAGGTGTATTCCCGCACTTCTTCGCCGGATACATTGGACAGGATGGTCGCGGTACCGGTCTGGATTTCATCCGCTGTGGCGATGGGCACCGGCTCTTTCCCTGCATAATAGCTGTCATCGGTCAGCACACCAAAAATACCAGTCAAGGTGTTTTCTTCGACCGAACCCATGTCTTCCTGCAAGTTAAAATCACCCTGCAAGCAACCCGGTGTGCCCGACACGCCCTTGACGACGCCGCTCACCGATGACTCCATCAGGCTGCCGTCTTTGAGGGGCACCAGCACGCCGCTGTCGCCATCACAGATGCCATGGCCCAGCGAACCGTATTGCCCGGTAGCCGGGTCCACATAGGTGATGGTACCGATACCGGCGACGCTGTCCCGGACAGTCAGGCCCATCCGATAAACGCCCGATTTATCCTGCACGGCGGTACCGCTCAGTTTGACCTCTTTCCCATCCCGCTGCACGGTAAATTCCATGGTCTTTCCGGCGGATAAAGAGATTTTCTTTTGCAGCGCTTCGGCTGTGTCGATCTCCTGTCCGTCTACGCGCAAAAGGATGTCCCCTTCCTGGAAGCCAGCCTGTTTGGCGGGTGTGACTTCGCCGACTGCGGTGGTGACCGGATCAATGGATTCCACCATCAGACCCTGAGACTCCATCTTGATGCCTGCGGTCCGGCCGATGGGAATGACCTCGGTCAGGTCGGCCGCTGCCGCGCCGCCCGCCAGGGTCCAGGCAACCGCCAGAGCGGCAATCCAAGCTGTCATCCTTGTTTGAAATTTTTTCAAATGATTCACCTCCTGCGTTTACTATGCCACACCATCTCAGCAAACAACCGGGGGATTGTTTGCACCCTTGTTTAACTTTTGGTGGGATGCTGCAAAACCCGCGTGCAGTTCCAAGGCTTGCAGGCGATATACCTGCGCCCGATTTCTTTTGTGTTTCCGATTTGTCTATGGTATACTTACATTACCATAATTTTCATTTGAAAAGAGGGATGCGGTATGAAAGTGGCAATCGTCGGTTCGCGCAGCGTAGGACCGGAACATTATGAGGAACTTTGCGCCAAAGTGCCCATCGGTGCCAGTACGATCATTTCGGGCGGCTCCAAAGGCGCCGATATGCTGGCCAAGCGGTACGCCGAGGAAAACAACCTGTTTTATGAAGAATTTTTGCCTGATTATGCCCGGTTTGGCCGTGCAGCCCCGCTCAAGCGCGACCAGCAGATCGTGGAACGCGCCGATTATGTGATCGTCATGTGGGACGGAAAGTCCCACGGCGCCGCTTATGTAATTAAGTATTGCCTGGAAGTCAATACGGCTGTACGCACCATGATTTGCCACTAAAACGCAGCTTTGCGTTCACACTCTCCCGGCGGTGTGCTATGCTGAATACAACAACAAAGGGGGTAAAAAAGATGAAAAAAAGATTCTTGGCGCTCCTGCTTGCGGCTGTTCTGCCGCTTTCTTTGACAGCCTGCGGCGGGAATGGCAATGGTGCAGGCAGCAGCGATGGAGCATCTGCCGAAGCCACCACGAGCAAGGAAGAGCTGCTCGAACAGGCGGAAAATATCACGTTTACCGAACTGCTGACCGCGCTTCAGGAAAATAAACTCCGGGCACAGGAGACTTATGTCGGCAATGTTTACACCTATTCGGAATGCGTCACCGCGATCGAAGAGGATTACGCCGAACTGAGCGGCTCGATCAAGGTCTATCTTTCGAAGGACGATCTGATGAACCTCAATGTCGATGAAAGGATCACGGTTGTCGGTACGATCGATAGTTTGGACTTGACCGAAACCAGCGAAACGATCAATGGATTTGAATTTAGCTCGACCGCCCCGGCCGTGGAAATGAAGCCCGCCTACTATGTGGACAACCGGTTTGAAGTGACCGGCCCGATTGAGATGCGCTATATGAAGCTTGTCGAATTATCTGGTAGTGTGGTCGACCAAATCGGGTTGGAATCTGCCTGGCTGTTCGAAATGAGCAGCGATATGGGAATGGTGAATCTCGAGGAAGCCATCCCAGTCGAGCACCATGTAGGGCAGAACATCATCTCGCTGCCCATTGATGGCCAGGAAGTTGCAAACGGCGACAAGATCACCATTTCCTGCCAGTTGATCGACGATTCGGCTTCGCTAAACCGTGGTACATATGAATCCCGCGCAAGGCAGCATGAATACAGGGCAGCGGATGTTAAGCTGGTCCGCATTGACCAGAAGGCAGCGGCCTGATATTTCGCAAGAATCCAAAATCAATTAAAAGAGTGTCCAAGAGCGGCTGTTTTGAAACAGCCGCTCTTTTTTCAAACCAAAGGGCCTGCCGTCCGGCATGGACAACAGGCCCTCAACCTTTATTTGTTTTCGCTCGATGTGCCATACAGCCACTGCAAGGCTTGCTGTAAAGCGGCATCAAAATAATACCAGTCGTGCATACCGTCCTGCTCGATGTAGGTATGCGCAATGCCCAGCATCCCCAGCACTTCATGATAGTGCCGGCAATCGTCCAGACGCACATCCTGCTTGCCGCAGGTCAGCAGCAGCCGCGGCGCATCTCCATGGAGTGCCGCTTTCTCGGCCAGGCGCAGCGGATTGTCCTGCGGACAAAGCGCCAACTCCGTGCCAAAAATCGCCGTAAAATCACGCAGCAAGGCGGCATCCCACCGGCTTTCGGCCTGTTCACGTGGCATTTGACGCATTTCATCCATTTCTTCGCCCAAAAACAACCGGTCGGGCGCCAGCGCAGCACAGGCGCCAAAGCGTGCCGGTGCATGGAACGCGCATTTGAGCGCCCCATAGCCGCCCACCGAACCGCCGATCACCGCCGTATCCTCGCGTTTTCGGGAAATCTGAAACCAGTTTTCACAAATCTGCGGCAGCTCTTCAGTGAGGTACTGCAAAAATGGAGCGCCATACCGCATATCGGTATAAAAACTGCGCTGCACTTCGGGCAGGAAAAACAGCGTATGATATTGTTCCGCATAGAGCGGCAGCCGCGTCTTGTCCGCCCAGCTGGCCGCATTGCCGCCCAAGCCATGCAGCACATATGCGGCGGCATACGGTATATCTGTCCGTCCGCCATCCGGCCCAACGACGGTCAGCCCGGTTTCCATGCCGAGTGTGGCGGAATAGATCGTCCCTCGAAACAGCATCGGTCTTACAGTTCCTGCGCGAGCTGCTCGGCCTTGCGCCGAGCGGTTTCCATCGCGCCTTCGGCGTCAAATCCCTGAATGTCCAAGCCCTCTGCGGCGATCATGTGCAGATTGGGAATGCCCAGCATACGGAGCACACTCTTCAAAAACGGAGCCGCATGGTCGTCTTCCACCGCAGCGCCCTGCTCGTAGATGCCGCCGCGGGTGGTGAAAAAGACCGCCTGATCGGCCTTACACTGCCCCATATAGCCGACATCCGTGCAAACAAACGCCAGACCGGTTACGCAAACATGCTCGAGATAGGTGTGCATGGCAGCCGGGAACGTGCCTTCCCAGAACGGAGCCGCCAAAACCACCAGATCGGCTTCCATAAACTGATGCGCCAGATCGAACATGGGATCATCCCACTTTCCCATGGCATCGTTGCGCGCCGCCAAGGTATCGCCATATAACGGCTGGAGCCGCAAAGCATTCAAATCTACGGTATCCACCTGTACATCGGGATGCTTCGCTCGATAGGCATGCAGAAATTCATGTGCGAGTTCCAACGTGCGCGACTGTGCGCCGCGGATACATCCGTTGACAAACAGCAAATGCTTCATTTCGATTCTCTCCTTTTTTGCGGCCAATACCGCATTGCGCTGTCATTATAACACAGCCCATTTGGAAATTCAATCGCATGTATCCAAGAAACCAATGAAACTTACTTTCCCTAACTTTTTGTTTTTTTCGGCACCGAATTTCGGCAATTCCTCCATTGTCCGCCCGATGACCGGCGGCGTATAATGAAACAAGAATAGGGGGAAAATTATGATCACCGATATGACGGAAGGCCGCCCGGGAAAGATCCTGTGGCGGTTTGCATTGCCCATTTTGCTCAGCGTAGCGTTTCAGCAGGTTTATCAGATTGCCGACAGTGTCATCGCCGGACGGTTTGTCGGCGGCACTGCGCTGGCGGCCATTGGGGCATCGTATCCCATCACCATGCTGTTCATGGCCTTTGCCACGGGAATGAATCTGGGCTGCTCAGTTGTTGTGTCCCAGCTTTTTGGCGCGAAGGATTTTCCCCGCATGAAAACTTCGGTCAGCACATCCATCCTGTCCAGCCTGGCCATCAGTCTGATTTTGACCGTCGGCGGGCTGCTTTTTTGCCGCCAGATGCTTGTGGGACTCAATACTGACCCAGAGATCCTGACCGATGCGGGCGTTTATCTGGGGATTTATACGGCCGGGCTGTTCTTTTTGTTTCTTTATAATATCTGCACCGGCATCTTTACCGCTTTGGGTGACAGCCGTACCCCGCTTTATTTCCTGATCGCCTCGTCCATCGCCAATATCATTTTGGACGTTCTGTTCGTCACCGCGGGCGGCATGGGCGTCGATGGTGTCGCCTGGGCGACGTTTTTGGCGCAGGGCGCTTCGTCGGTTCTGGCATTCTTTACACTCATCCGGCGACTCAAGGCTTTGCCCAGCGGACGGTTTCCGCTGTTCCAGCTCCAGATCTTTGGCCGCATCACCGGTGTGGCGGTGCCGAGTATTTTGCAGCAAAGCTTTATTTCGGTCGGCAATCTGGTCGTGCAGCGCCTGATCAATGGCTACGGCTGGGCGGTCATCGGCGGCTTTTCAGCGGCCATGAAACTCAATACCTTTACCATTGTCGCGCTGACGGCGCTGGGCAGCGCCGTATCCAGTTTTTCCGCGCAGAACATCGGCGCCGGAAAGACCGACCGCGTCATGCAGGGGCTGAAAGCTTCGTTTGGCCTGGCTTTTGGGGTCGCACTCCCCTTTACGCTGGTGTATGTGTTCCTGTCCCGGCAGGCTATGGGGCTGTTTGTCGATGCCAGCGAAACGGCAATCATTGAGGCCGGTGCGGAATTTTTGCGCATTGTCGCGCCGTTTTATCTGATTATTGCCATCAAACTCTGCGCCGACGGAGTTCTGCGCGGCGCAGGCGCGATGACACCTTTCATGATTTCCACCTTTTCCGACCTGATTTTGCGGGTCGGCCTGAGTTATGTTTTTGCCGCATGGTGGGCCGAAACCGGCATCTGGCTGAGCTGGCCGGTCGGCTGGGTCATCGGCACTGCCGCTT
Proteins encoded:
- a CDS encoding BlaI/MecI/CopY family transcriptional regulator is translated as MEQKLFDSEQRVMELLWEHGDLSAKQLSLLLAEQSGWNKNTTYTVVKKCVQKGFVERREPRFVCHALLSRQQAQMQQAEELVDKMFSGSPSMLFASLLGGGRLDADEIDKLRHLIDQAK
- a CDS encoding M56 family metallopeptidase, which gives rise to MTTFAQMTVAGGAMIAVTTLLRLTLRDRLPRAAYLFFWGAAMARLLTPVTWVSPIGLFGRTSSAAAAPDTLSPLPVSPQTDRYDPLFFLWLGGMLLCVTWFLAREISARRALRTAVRVQTPAVEALLSQFAFWRRVQVRSDHRLSAPVTYGLIRPVVILPDGLAQTDCAALRFSLLHELCHVRHGDYLWKTLAACAVCVHWFNPLVWLLFVLLDRDLEMYCDEQVLRRCLPTERAAYAHCLLDFASWASPSLLASHLKQKPLEERILVMMTSRKVSIAGLTLATALIVGTTSAFAASDNGTDANMAATLTTASTQSVLVNADVQKGQDDGSLAVTVTDATDAAEFHLDASKLIKMDDGTYRYTFEDGSVATVVSATETENAQQATPDAQP
- the spo0A gene encoding sporulation transcription factor Spo0A, producing MEQKIRVLLADGDKEFCGLLEEAFAENDNIEVVAVASTGRETLQIAETTPFDLLLIDLMLPEIDGLSVIQTLGERGKRVGVFVISAFAGTEAATECTKLGVSHFLRKPLDIGTLMARIMQWNLTRGALNRGGTVPAGDEIALEVRVTEVIHQVGVPAHIKGYQYLREAIMMAVKDMESVGAITKILYPAIAKRFKTTSSRVERAIRHAIEVAWDRGDLETLQSYFGYTVSGLKGKPTNSEFISMIADRLRLEMKFG
- the spoIVB gene encoding SpoIVB peptidase; this translates as MKKFQTRMTAWIAALAVAWTLAGGAAAADLTEVIPIGRTAGIKMESQGLMVESIDPVTTAVGEVTPAKQAGFQEGDILLRVDGQEIDTAEALQKKISLSAGKTMEFTVQRDGKEVKLSGTAVQDKSGVYRMGLTVRDSVAGIGTITYVDPATGQYGSLGHGICDGDSGVLVPLKDGSLMESSVSGVVKGVSGTPGCLQGDFNLQEDMGSVEENTLTGIFGVLTDDSYYAGKEPVPIATADEIQTGTATILSNVSGEEVREYTCEIEKIYGEGGEYDRSMTIRVTDKDLIAQTGGIVQGMSGSPILQNGKLVGAVTHVLVSDPTRGYAVQIEKMLEEMDKIQ
- a CDS encoding SLOG family protein gives rise to the protein MKVAIVGSRSVGPEHYEELCAKVPIGASTIISGGSKGADMLAKRYAEENNLFYEEFLPDYARFGRAAPLKRDQQIVERADYVIVMWDGKSHGAAYVIKYCLEVNTAVRTMICH
- a CDS encoding alpha/beta hydrolase, which translates into the protein MLFRGTIYSATLGMETGLTVVGPDGGRTDIPYAAAYVLHGLGGNAASWADKTRLPLYAEQYHTLFFLPEVQRSFYTDMRYGAPFLQYLTEELPQICENWFQISRKREDTAVIGGSVGGYGALKCAFHAPARFGACAALAPDRLFLGEEMDEMRQMPREQAESRWDAALLRDFTAIFGTELALCPQDNPLRLAEKAALHGDAPRLLLTCGKQDVRLDDCRHYHEVLGMLGIAHTYIEQDGMHDWYYFDAALQQALQWLYGTSSENK
- a CDS encoding FMN-dependent NADH-azoreductase, which encodes MKHLLFVNGCIRGAQSRTLELAHEFLHAYRAKHPDVQVDTVDLNALRLQPLYGDTLAARNDAMGKWDDPMFDLAHQFMEADLVVLAAPFWEGTFPAAMHTYLEHVCVTGLAFVCTDVGYMGQCKADQAVFFTTRGGIYEQGAAVEDDHAAPFLKSVLRMLGIPNLHMIAAEGLDIQGFDAEGAMETARRKAEQLAQEL
- a CDS encoding MATE family efflux transporter, translating into MITDMTEGRPGKILWRFALPILLSVAFQQVYQIADSVIAGRFVGGTALAAIGASYPITMLFMAFATGMNLGCSVVVSQLFGAKDFPRMKTSVSTSILSSLAISLILTVGGLLFCRQMLVGLNTDPEILTDAGVYLGIYTAGLFFLFLYNICTGIFTALGDSRTPLYFLIASSIANIILDVLFVTAGGMGVDGVAWATFLAQGASSVLAFFTLIRRLKALPSGRFPLFQLQIFGRITGVAVPSILQQSFISVGNLVVQRLINGYGWAVIGGFSAAMKLNTFTIVALTALGSAVSSFSAQNIGAGKTDRVMQGLKASFGLAFGVALPFTLVYVFLSRQAMGLFVDASETAIIEAGAEFLRIVAPFYLIIAIKLCADGVLRGAGAMTPFMISTFSDLILRVGLSYVFAAWWAETGIWLSWPVGWVIGTAASAAFVFSGVWKKKVFGRKK